A window of the Bacillales bacterium genome harbors these coding sequences:
- a CDS encoding flagellin, whose amino-acid sequence MRINHNIAALNTYNQLVKNNSAVQKSLEKLSSGYRINRAADDAAGLAISEKMRSQIRGLEQATRNSQDGISLIQTAEGALNETHSILQRMRELAVQAANDTNTTSDRQQIQEEVDQLSAEITRISSDTQFNKKNLLDGSFATTGITLQIGANISQNIAFTIGTMDASTLGVGSISLTTQASANAAISTIDAAIQDVSTQRAKLGALQNRLEHTINNLGTSTENLTAAESRIRDVDMAKQMMIFTKENILNQAAQAMLAQANQLPQGVLQLLR is encoded by the coding sequence ATGAGAATTAATCACAACATTGCTGCTTTGAACACGTACAATCAGTTGGTCAAGAACAATTCTGCTGTTCAAAAGTCTTTGGAGAAGTTGTCTTCCGGTTACCGGATCAACCGTGCTGCTGACGATGCTGCAGGTCTTGCGATTTCTGAAAAAATGCGCTCGCAGATCCGCGGTTTGGAACAAGCAACACGTAACTCGCAAGACGGCATTTCCTTGATCCAGACGGCTGAAGGCGCGTTGAACGAAACGCACAGCATTCTTCAGCGTATGCGTGAGCTTGCTGTACAAGCAGCGAACGATACGAACACCACTTCCGACCGTCAACAAATCCAAGAAGAAGTGGACCAGTTGAGTGCGGAAATTACGAGAATTTCTTCTGATACGCAGTTTAACAAAAAGAACTTGCTCGACGGTTCGTTTGCTACAACAGGTATTACCTTGCAAATTGGTGCAAATATCAGCCAAAACATTGCCTTTACGATCGGTACGATGGATGCTTCGACGCTCGGCGTTGGATCCATCAGTTTGACTACGCAAGCTTCTGCAAACGCAGCGATCTCTACGATCGATGCGGCCATTCAAGACGTTTCCACACAAAGAGCAAAGCTTGGTGCATTACAAAATCGTCTTGAACATACGATCAACAACCTCGGTACGTCGACGGAAAACTTGACGGCTGCTGAATCCCGCATTAGAGACGTTGACATGGCGAAGCAAATGATGATCTTCACGAAAGAAAACATCTTGAACCAAGCGGCTCAAGCGATGTTGGCACAAGCCAACCAACTGCCGCAAGGCGTTCTTCAGCTTCTCCGCTAG